One genomic window of Centroberyx gerrardi isolate f3 chromosome 15, fCenGer3.hap1.cur.20231027, whole genome shotgun sequence includes the following:
- the plek gene encoding pleckstrin, translating to MEPQQIKEGYLVKKGTVLNSWKAVWVVLSEDGVEFYKKKTDRSPKGMIPLKGATLTSPCQDFGKRTLVFKVTSEKKQDHFFQATHMEERESWVKDIKRAITCLQGGKKFARKSTRRSIRLPDTINLNELYLLMKDQDDGVKELKLEKEKRMFNHCFTGTTVVDWLISKEKARNRPEALMLATGLLNEGFLQPAGDLSKEGAESGAQSSLLDEPDALYYFADSGFFCEGYSSDEDVLMKEEFRGNIIKQGCLLKQGHRRKNWKVRKFILRDDPAYIHYYDPTKGDDPLGSIHLRGSVVTAVEFVPDAKRYDIDGNLFEIITSDETHYFLQAAAAEERKQWIKAIQAVSKSGK from the exons ATGGAGCCGCAACAGATCAAGGAGGGATATTTGGTCAAAAAG GGTACAGTGCTAAACTCCTGGAAGGCAGTGTGGGTGGTGCTGTCAGAGGATGGGGTGGAATTctataaaaagaaaacagaccGTTCTCCGAAGGGAATGATCCCGCTAAAGGGAGCAACACTCACCAGCCCTTGCCAGGATTTTGGCAAGAGGACG CTGGTTTTCAAGGTGACCTCAGAAAAGAAGCAGGATCATTTCTTCCAAGCCACACatatggaggagagagagtcttGGGTGAAGGACATCAAGAGGGCCATTACCTGCCTACAGGGGGGCAAGAAGTTTGCCAGGAAGTCCACAAGGCGGTCCATTCGCCTGCCTGACACCATCAACCTGAA TGAGCTGTACCTGCTGATGAAAGACCAGGATGATGGAGTGAAAGAGTTAAaactggagaaggagaagagaatgTTCAACCACTGCTTCACTG GCACAACAGTGGTAGATTGGCTGATTTCAAAGGAGAAGGCGAGAAACAGGCCGGAGGCACTCATGTTAGCAACAGGGCTCCTGAATGAGGGTTTCCTCCAGCCAGCAGGCGACCTGTCGAAAGAAGGAGCTGAGAGCGGAGCACAGTCGTCCCTCTTAGATGAGCCAGATGCTCTGTACTACTTT GCAGACAGTGGTTTCTTCTGTGAAGGCTACTCCAGTGATGAAGATGTGCTCATGAAGGAAGAGTTCAGAGGAAACATCATAAAACAGGGCTGCTTACTTAAACAG GGACACAGGAGGAAAAACTGGAAGGTGCGAAAGTTCATACTGAGAGATGACCCTGCGTATATTCATTATTATGATcctacaaag GGTGATGACCCTCTGGGTTCGATCCATCTCCGTGGTTCTGTAGTTACAGCGGTGGAGTTTGTGCCTGATG CCAAGAGGTACGATATTGATGGCAACCTCTTTGAGATCATCACCTCAGATGAGACTCACTACTTCCTCCAAGCAGCTGCAGCCGAGGAAAGAAAGCAGTGGATCAAAGCGATACAGGCGGTGTCCAAAAGTGGAAAGTAA